Proteins encoded within one genomic window of Acinetobacter sp. WCHA55:
- the map gene encoding type I methionyl aminopeptidase — MNSTYEAPRRLIKSAEDIEKMRVAGRLAAEVLDMIKPHIKPGVTTLELDTICHDYIVNKQDAIPACLGYGAAPGRPAFQHVICTSVNHVVCHGIPSDAKVLKKGDILNIDVTVIKDGFHGDTNMMYIVGGETSILANRLCKVAQEAMYRGIATVKPGSTIGDIGHAIQQYVESERFGVVREYCGHGIGTVFHDEPQVLHYGQPNSGMILEEGMTFTIEPMVNGGDWKTKLLGDKWTVVTKDHSLSAQYEHTLLVTKNGVEVLTARPEEDLSRFQS, encoded by the coding sequence ATGAACAGTACTTACGAAGCACCCCGTCGACTCATCAAAAGCGCTGAAGACATCGAAAAGATGCGTGTGGCTGGACGACTGGCGGCTGAAGTCTTGGATATGATCAAGCCACATATTAAACCAGGTGTGACTACACTTGAGTTAGATACGATTTGTCACGATTATATTGTCAATAAACAAGACGCGATTCCAGCATGTTTAGGTTACGGTGCAGCACCGGGTCGCCCTGCGTTCCAACATGTGATTTGTACTTCTGTAAACCATGTGGTCTGTCATGGTATTCCTTCAGATGCAAAAGTATTGAAAAAAGGCGATATTTTAAATATTGATGTGACGGTCATTAAAGATGGTTTCCACGGCGATACCAACATGATGTACATCGTGGGTGGCGAAACTTCTATTCTCGCGAATCGTTTATGTAAAGTGGCACAAGAAGCGATGTACCGTGGAATAGCAACAGTGAAGCCGGGTTCAACCATTGGCGACATTGGTCACGCCATTCAACAATATGTCGAATCGGAACGTTTTGGTGTCGTGCGTGAATACTGTGGTCACGGTATTGGGACTGTGTTCCATGACGAACCTCAAGTCTTACACTATGGTCAACCAAACTCAGGCATGATTTTAGAAGAAGGCATGACCTTTACCATTGAACCAATGGTCAATGGTGGTGACTGGAAAACTAAATTACTGGGGGATAAATGGACGGTAGTGACCAAAGACCATAGTTTGTCTGCACAGTATGAACATACGTTGTTGGTCACTAAAAACGGGGTTGAAGTGTTAACTGCACGTCCTGAAGAAGATTTATCACGTTTTCAATCTTAA
- the rpsB gene encoding 30S ribosomal protein S2, producing MADYNVSMRDLLQAGAHFGHQTRFWNPKMRQYIFGARNKIHIINLEHTVPALNDALNFVNNLASKKNKVLFVGTKRAASNIIREQAQRAGQPYVDHRWLGGMLTNWKTLRQSINRLKDLQTQSQDGTFAKLTKREALERTREMEKLERALGGVKNMGGLPDALFVIDVDHEAIAIKEAKNLGIPVIGIVDTNSNPDNVDYVIPGNDDAIRAVTLYASAMADAILAGKEYAQSQANAQAKVEEAKEAPEA from the coding sequence ATGGCAGATTACAACGTAAGCATGCGCGACCTTCTTCAAGCAGGCGCACACTTCGGTCACCAAACACGTTTCTGGAACCCAAAGATGCGTCAATACATCTTTGGTGCGCGTAACAAAATTCACATCATTAACCTTGAGCACACTGTTCCTGCGTTAAATGATGCTTTGAACTTTGTTAACAACCTTGCTAGCAAAAAGAATAAAGTATTGTTTGTTGGTACGAAACGTGCTGCTTCTAACATCATCCGTGAACAAGCTCAACGTGCTGGTCAACCATATGTTGATCACCGTTGGTTAGGTGGTATGTTGACGAACTGGAAAACACTTCGCCAATCTATCAACCGTCTTAAAGACCTTCAAACTCAATCTCAAGATGGTACTTTCGCTAAGCTTACTAAACGTGAAGCTTTAGAGCGTACTCGTGAGATGGAAAAACTTGAACGCGCTTTAGGCGGCGTGAAGAACATGGGTGGTTTACCTGACGCATTATTCGTAATCGACGTTGATCACGAAGCAATTGCAATTAAAGAAGCTAAAAACCTTGGTATTCCTGTAATCGGTATCGTTGATACAAACTCTAACCCAGACAACGTAGACTACGTTATTCCGGGTAATGACGATGCGATCCGTGCAGTTACTTTGTATGCTTCTGCTATGGCTGATGCGATTCTTGCTGGTAAAGAATATGCTC